Sequence from the Methanobrevibacter arboriphilus genome:
AATAGTTTTAAGGATAATGATGTGGGAGTATTAATAACTAAAAATGCAGTAGAATTTATTTGTGAAAATATTAACTTTAATAGTTTTATAAATAACTATAAAGATTTGTATTTAGGTGGAGGTAGCTATAATGCTACTAATAATTGGTGGGGAACTAATAGTGCTCCTTTAGTAGGCTGGGATGAAAATTATGAAAATATAGATATAGAACTTTTAAGTAATACAACTGTATATGCGGATCCCTGGATTGTAGCTAGTGTTTATCCTAGCTCTTATAAGATTGTAGATGGTAAAGTTTATGAAATGATTATTACTTTGGATATGACTCGTAATAATCTTGGTGAATATATATCTAATTTAGGATATATTCCTGATGGAACTATTGTTGATTTTATTTCTCAATATGGTAATATAACTAATACAGCTATTGTTAAAGATGGAAAGGCTTCAGCAATATTAACTATAGATCAATCAGTTAATAGTAATATGACTGGTGTTATGGCTTTTGTTGATAATCAGATGGTTTATAACTTTTTTGATAATATTCCTTTTTTGGAATTCATGTTATTTTCAACAGCTATTGATCAAGAAACAGGTACTTATCTTAACTTTTCTCATTCTTTACCTATGAATGGTTCTGTAGTTTGGGTTACACTTCTTTGGAGAGAAACAGGCTTATTCACAGCTGCAGTTGATTTAATTTATAATGGAGAAGTGATTTTAACTAAATCTATTATTAACAATGCTTATTCTATGTATAAGAACGATTATCGTGAAGAAGTTTTCAGAGCTATTAAAGATTTAAATCTTTATATCGGATCTGATGCTTATTTGACTTATGGTGATGATTCTTTAACTTCTTCTGAAATAATTGATATTTATTTAAATCATTTGAGGTATAATATTTATGGGCTTTCTGATGAAGAGTATGATTTTGTAGTTAGTAATCATAATTATTTTGTTGATGTAATTTTAAATAGTATTTATTATTATGGTGATGAGCCTCCAAATATAATTATTACTAATCCTGAGACAAGAAAAGATGAAAAGTTAAATCTACCTGGAAACCCTTCTCTTAGAATTGCAAATATATATTATGATAATAATATTTATGAGGGTAATGATACTGGTTTTGAAGGTATGAAGTCTTATGCTGTTGCAATGACTAATATTAGTAGTGAAATTTTGAGTTATTGGGTGTCTCAAAAAGATAGTTTTAATTTTGGTGCTATGAAGGCTGCTTATGGAACTTTTTTAACTGCTTTATTAGTTATCTATGAGCATGATCGTATTGCTGATCAAGCAGCCAATGCTTTTAATGTTAGTTGGAGTCGTACTACTCCAATTATGGTTTCTATGAATAATGAAGTTGAAAAGGCTTATATAACTGGTGAGATGGATCATCATATGGGAATGGATGTTATTGGAGATCCAATAAATATTTATAATTTCCGTATGACTTGTTCTTTTGCTTTTTCATTAGTTGAAGAGTTAGTGGGGCATAATGTTTGGAATAATAGTGAGATAGGATCAGTTAACCTTGGTATTCTTGAAAGTATAGCTTTAGGTGATAAATTAGTGAGTTATTATAGTAATGGTTATTTAGTAGTTTATACAGAAAATAATCCAGATAGTGCTTTGTATATTGATTTAGTTTCTGGTATTGTTCGTGATGCATTTAGTGGTGATATTCTTGGTTATCCTTGTTATTGTGGCCCTATAACTGATGGTGCAGTGGATTATGCTCAAAGAATACTTAGTGGTGGTCAGCCTCTTATTGATTTGGAAAAAATGGGTAATGCATCTATTAATTTTGGTAGTAGTTTTGGTTTGATAATGGGTTCATTAGCTACTTTAGCTGGGGGTGGTTCTTCGGCTATAGTGGGAGTTTTAGCTTCTAATCCAATTACTCTTATTATTGGTGCTGTTATAATACTTCCTATTGTTATTGATGCATGTAGGCCTTTTTTTGCTGATGCTTATGATGTTTTGGGGCTTTATGATTTGGCTGATTATTACAGGAATAATAATGTTTTTGACATGCTGATGGATAAATATAGTATTAATCCTACAATTGACCAGATTCTTGGTTTACCTCCAGGATCAATGGCATCATTAGAAAGCCCAATATTCGTAAACATCATCAGAACAGGAATATTTCTTAAAATAATGAATGATGGGTTAGAATGGAATGATGCTAAAAATCCAAATAAACTTCCAGAAAATATTGGGGGTGGCCCTAAAGGAAACGATACATTGTTTTTGTTAAGGTTACTTAATGCAGCTAAAAATAATTTAGTGAATGGGGGAAACAATATTCTTGAAGGAATTGTGACAAAAAATCCTGCTTTAGTTGCACAAGGTGGTGCAAAAATCATAATTGGGACTGGATTGGGTCAGTTTGGGAGTTTTATTACATTGATGAATGTCATTCCAGAACACACTTGGAATTATCTTGTGAATTATATAAAAAATATGTGAATAGTATTAATGAGGAATTTAAATGTTTTCAGATATTATTTTAAAAAGAAATTCTGAAAAAGCTAGGAAGTATAGGGATTCTGGCGAGTATGATAAGGCGTTAGAGATATATTTAAGATTAATTGGAAAAAATCATGATTTATTAAATAATTATTTTAATATTGGTGTGCTTTTTTCCGATAAACAGGATTTTGATAAAGCTCTTTATTATTTTGATAAAGCTTTGTCTTTAGATACGAATAATATTCATGTTTTGGTTCAAAAAGGATTGGTTTTTTATGGTATGAAAAAATTTGATGATGCATTAAGTGTTTTTAATAAAGTTTTGAAAATTGATCCAGAAAATCAATATGCATTAATGAATAAAGGATTGGTTTTTCTAGAAATATGTAAATTTAATGAGGCTTTAAATTTGTTCGAAAAATGTTTGGATAATGATCCTGAAAATTATTCTTTATGGCTTTTTAAAGCACACGCATTGAATGGTTTAAACCATTTTAAAGAAGCATTGGAATCATTAAACATCTCTTTGAAATTTTATCCGAAAAATATGAGTGCATTATTGAAAAAAGGAATAATTTTGGATAGAGTGGGTTGTTATGATGAGGCTTTGGATGTTTATTATAAATGTTTAAAATTAGATTCGAAGCATGTTGGTGTTCTTAATAATGTTGGTGAGGTTTATTATCATAAAAAGGAATATAATAAAGCTTTAGAGTATTATGATAAAGCATTAACTCTAGAATCAGAAAATGCTATTATATTATTTAATATGGCTAGAGTATCATCTGACTTAAAAAATTATGATGAATCTTTAAAATATTATGATAAAGCTTTAAAATTGAATCCTAATGATGAATATTCTTTAAAAGGTCGTGAAGAAGTTTTAAAAAAGATTAAAAATAATAATTAATTTTTAAGGATGGGAAATATATTTTTCTGTATTATACTAACCTAATATTTATTTTAATTTAACACTATATTATAATTACTTTTTTAGTTGTAATTTTCTTTTAAGGGAGTACTTTTCATTATTATTTTTAAGTATTGGTAAATATTAAGAGATTTTTATTGTTTGGTATATTAGCTAATATTTTCAATGTGAAAATATATTGGATTGACTTGGAGGAATTTGAACCTTTAATCTACGGATTAGAACATCTAATGCTATTTAATTTTAATTTTAATAGTTTTACAGGGTTTTTATCTTTAAGTATTAATTTTTATAAATTTTAAAGTTTTTATTTATTTAAGTCATGTATTATATTATTTTTATATATTTTAACATTATTTTTTTGTTTTAAGTCATAAATTATGAATATTTTAGCTATTTTTTGTTATTTTTGGAGTAATCTTTATTAATAATGTTTTATATACTTTTTAAATGTAAATTAGATGAATAATATGAAGTATTCTTATTAAAAATAAAGATTCTTCTATGTTTATATTTTTATCATAAGAATATATACCTAATAATTTCCATATTATAATTGGATATATTAGCTACTATTAGTATACTTAAAAATACTCTTATTATTCAAGATTTAAACAAATATTAAAATTTTAATAGCTAATTTGCTTGATTTTATTAATATATAGTTATATATTTATTTTAATCAAGAATTTTAGCTAGTAGGCGGTATAAATATTTTTGGTTTGAAATTTAATAGTGATAATTTAATAAATTTTAAAAATATGTATAAAAATACTTCTAGTTTTTTATTAAGAAGTTCTGATGTTAAAAATAAATCTTTTAGCTTAAATAATATCTTTAAGATTTTTTTAGTTTCTTTTCTGATTTTAGCTCTCTTTTTATCATTAAATTCAGTATTTAATTCAGAAAATCATGATGATTTTGATTTTTCTCAAGGAATTATTGATCTTAAAAATAATCATTTTAAAAATAGTCCTTTTATTGTAGATAGTGAAATTATTGGAGATAATAAAGTATTAAATACAAGTAATGAAAATTCTCATTCAAAAGGTGTTAATACAGTTCATGCTGCTTCTAAAGTCTCTCCAAGTTCTAAGGCAAAACTTAGTTCTTTAGGGTCTCCTAAAACAGTTTCTCAAAAAGGTGTTCTAAAATCATCTAAAAATCTTAAGAATTATGTTTCAAAAAATAAGAAATTACCTAAATATGTAACTGTTGAAGGATATAGATACTCTGTTCCAGAGTTTACTTATTTAATGACAAAAACAGTTGAATATCAAAAGAAAAAGGTTAATTCTCGTGTTACTGTAAAATATAATGTTAAAAACCCAACGAAACCTTCTGGTAAGACTATTAAATCTAAAATTTCTTTATCAAATTACTATAAATATAGTTTAAAGACAAGTAACTATATCAATAAGTATAAAAAAGTTCCAAATTATATTACTACTAATAAAGGTAGTAAAATCCAGTATCAGACAGCTGTTTATATGTTTTCATCGATCTTAAGATATGATTATTATTATAAAAAGCTTCCTAAATCTGTAAATATAAAGATTAGTAGCTCTAATAAAATAAATAAATATATTCCTAATTATGTTAGAAACTCTAAAACAAAAAGTGTTCCTAATAAAAATGCTATTTGGATACAAAGTAGGGATTTTTATAATGTTAATTTAAATAAGTTAGCTGAGTCAGGAATAGGTAATGTTTTCTTACATGAAGTAGCTATATCTCAATATGGAAAATCAACTGTTATTAACTGGGCTAAAAATGCAGCTAGTAAAGGAATAAAGACTCATTTATGGATTCAATGTTTTTATGCAAATGGTAAATGGATAAATCCTGTTGACACTAGTAAAAAAACTTATAATACTGCTCAATTTAATAAGATTTTATCTAAAATAAAAACTTACTCTCGCATGGATTATATTGGAGGAATACATTTAGATTATCTTAGATATCCTGGAAATGCTTATAAATATAATTATTCTAATGGAGTTACTGGTGAAAAGGCCATTACTAAATTTGTAAGTCAAGCTAAAACACAAGTTAATAAATATAATCCAAACATTCTTCTTTCAGCGGCTGTAATGCCTGAAACTTCATCTAATGCTTATTATTATGGTCAAAACATTCCTAAAATGGGCAAATATTTGGATATTATAACTCCAATGATTTATAAGGGTAATTATGACAAGCCTAGCAGTTGGATAACTTCTACTACTAAATGGTTTGTTAAAAATTCTGGTGGAGCTCGTATTTGGAGTGGTTTACAGACTTATGTAAGTGATAATAACATTAATCCGTTATCTATTAATGCATTATCTAAAGATTCTAAAGCTTCTTTAAGTGGTGGAGCTGATGGAATAGGATTATTTAGATGGGGTTTAACAAAGTTTTTTAATTTTTTAAGTGTGTATTAGACTTTTATACTAAATTAAAATTTTTATTTTTAATTTTTCAGTTTTTTACTACTTTTTAACTTTTATTTTCACTTGTTTTATAGTTATTTTTTATTTACTTCTTATTTTTTGTTTATTTATTTTGGAATATTTATCAACAGAAAAATCTAATTATCATGATTAATCATCATAAAATTTATATATTCTATAATGACATATTATAGATATAATATAAATAAAATTAAATTTTGAAGATTAAAAAATTTTAAGGATTAAAAATAAATATTAATATTTAATTTAATATTCAAATTAATATTTTAAATTAATATTAAATCAATATTAAAATTAATATTTAAATTAGTATTAAAATTAGTATTAAAATTAATATTAAAATTAGTATTTATGATTAGCTTATAAAAACTAAATTTTAATATTTCAATATGAATATTGCAATCTAACTATACAATATTTAAGATATGAATCCTTAAAAAATCTTTGATTAAAATTTCTATAAAAATTATATCTAAAATTAAGATAATATATAATCTTTATAGTCTTTACATAATCTCTGGAGTTGATTAAATGGATAAAACTGAAAAAAGTACTGATCAGCAAAAATTAGCTAATCATAATGGAGATCAAGTTGTTTCACCGAATAATAAAGTAATAGAAAGAGCTATTGTAAAAGATTGGGATAGAGAAATTCAAAAAGGAGAAGACATCGAGAAATACTGGGCAATGGAAGCAGAACAATTGGACTGGTTTAAAAAATGGGATGAAGTTCTCGATGAAAGTGAAAAACCGTATTATAAATGGTTTGTTGGAGGTAAAATAAACCTCGCTTACAATGCTATTGATAGATGGATTAAAACAGAAAAAAGAAATAAAATAGCTATTCTCTATACAAATGAACGTGGGGACGAAATTAAGCTAACTTACTATGAACTTTATCGTGAAATAAATAAAATGGCTAATGCTCTTCTTAATTTAGGAATTAAAAAAGGAGATACTGTCTCAATGTATCTTCCAATGTGTCCAGAACTAGTTATATCTATGTTAGCTTGTACAAAAATTGGTGCAGTTCACAGTGCTATTTATTCAGGACTCTCATCAGTAGCAGTAGTTGAAAGAATCAATGATATTAAATCTAAAGTTGTGATAACTGCTGATGGAACATATAGGCGTGGAAAAATCATTAACCTCAAATCTGTTATTGACGAAGCTATGTTACAATGTCCAACTGTTCAAACAGTAGTACTTGTAAACCATACTGGCCGATATAATGATGTAGCAGACCTTAGGGGAAATGAAATATTTTATGAACGTTTAATTGAAGGTGAAGGTGATTCTTGCTACAATGAAGTAATGGATGCTGAAGATCCTTTATTTATTCTCTATACTTCTGGAAGTACTGGAAAACCAAAGGGAGTTTTACATACTACTGGTGGGTATATGGTTGGAATAGCTACTACACTTCGAAATGTCTTTGATATTCATGATAATGATCTTTGGTGGTCAACTGGAGATGCTGGTTGGATTACTGGCCATAGCTATACTATTTATGCTCCACTACTTTTAGGTTCAACTACATTAATTTATGAAGGAGCTCCAGACTTCCCAGATCCTGGTGTATGGTGGAAAATTGTTGAAAAATATGGTGTTACTAAATTCTATACTGCACCTACAGCTATCAGACATTTAATGCGATTTGGTAAAAAATACACTAAACTTTATAATCTTGATTCATTAAAGATTCTTGGAAGTGTTGGTGAACCAATAAACTATGAAGCATGGAAATGGATGTATGAAGAGATTGGAAAATGCAGAACTCCTATTATGGATACTTGGTGGCAAACAGAAACTGGTATGCATATGATTGCTCCAATGCCAGTAGCTGATTTAAAACCAGGTTCAGCTACAAAACCTCTGCCTGGTGTTAATATAGCTATTGTAGATGAAGAAGGTGCCGAAGTTAAAAAAGGTAAGAAAGGTTATTTAGTTATTACAAAACCATGGCCTTCAATGTTTAGATCTCTTTATAATGATGAAGAGAGATTTGAGGAAGTTTACTGGAATCATTTCCCAGATGGATATTATAAAACTGGTGATATGGCTCGTATGGATGAAGATGGCTATATTTGGATTGAAGGAAGATCTGATGATGTTTTAAAGATTGCTGGTCATAGAGTAGGGGCTGTTGAAGTTGAAAGTGCTTTTAATAGTCATCCTTCTGTTAATGAAACAGCTGTTATTGGTAAAGAGGATCCTGTTAAGGGACAGCTTATTAAAGCATTTTTAATTCTTAATAATGGCTATGATTTAGATTTACCATTTAAAGATGGTTCTAATACTATGTTAAGAGAAGAATTAAAACGTCATGTTAGACATTCTCTTGGCCCAGTAGCTGTTCTTGGTGAAATGGTATCTGTAGATAGTCTTCCAAAAACAAAAAGTGGAAAAATAATGAGAAGAATTCTTAAAGCTAAAGAAGCTGGTGAAGACCTAGGTGATACTTCTACATTAGATGATTTATAAAAAACAGATTAATAGGTAATATTTTTTTGTTTAATATTTTTAAATTATTTTTTATTAAAATTTTCAGGGAGATTTAATTTTTTCTCTTTTTTTATTTTTCTTTTTTATTTCTTGATTTCCTTATATATTCTCTAAATTTTTCATTTAGTTATATTTAATTAATTTACTTGTATTAATTATATATAGTAACTTTTTTGCAAGATTATAAAGGTTATATAATTATTACATGCTAATTTTAGGCAAACCAAAACTTTTTATATTAGTAATATCATAAATATATTATCAAATATATTAAATAATTTTAGATTAACAAGATTAAAAAATTAAATAATTAAATAAATTAACTAAATTATTTTTAAAAATATCAGGAATATTTTTAATAATAAAGTTGAAATTAATCAATATTATAAATTACTAAAGATTAATAAATATTAAAAATTAATAAAAATTACTAAAATTATTATATTATTTAACATTAATTCATATATTCGGTGATTTTCATGTCAAATAAAGAGCTTAGTGAGAATATAGAGGAATATTTAGAAGTTTTATATAAATATGGAGATAAAGAAACCTATGTTTCAACAACAAAAATTTCTAAAATGTTAGAGATAGCTCCTGGTAGTGTTACTCAGATGCTAAAAAAATTAGAAGATTTAGGTTATATTAACTATATTCCATATAAAGGTGCTAACTTATCAGATAAAGGATTTAAAGTAGCTCAAAAAATCACAAGAAAACATAGAATACTTGAAAAATTCCTCACTGATGTATTAAAAGTAAAACCTGAAAATGTCCATATACAAGCTTGTGATATGGAACATTCATTGTCAGATGAAGCTGAAAGAGCAATGTGTCACATATTAGAACACCCTGATTTTTGTCCAGATGAAAAACCAATTCCTCCATGTGATTTTGATTTTAGCTCTTGTCAAGATTGTGTAAATGAAGAAAAAGACATTGAAGAAATTGGTGTGAGAAAGTCTAATTTAATTTCAATTGTAGATCTTTATACTAATGAAAAAGCTGAAGTTTCATTTATTAGAGGCAATTCTGATGTTTTAAAGAAGCTAATGTCATTAGGTATAGCTATTGGAACTCAAGTCAAACTCAATGAAATAGATGAAAATAAATCTTCTTTGAATATTTCTGTTAATGGAACAGACATAAATCTTCCAGGAAATATAGCTAATAATATCTTTGTAAGTATTTTATAAATTTAATTTTTTTATAGATTTAAT
This genomic interval carries:
- a CDS encoding putative glycoside hydrolase, encoding MYKNTSSFLLRSSDVKNKSFSLNNIFKIFLVSFLILALFLSLNSVFNSENHDDFDFSQGIIDLKNNHFKNSPFIVDSEIIGDNKVLNTSNENSHSKGVNTVHAASKVSPSSKAKLSSLGSPKTVSQKGVLKSSKNLKNYVSKNKKLPKYVTVEGYRYSVPEFTYLMTKTVEYQKKKVNSRVTVKYNVKNPTKPSGKTIKSKISLSNYYKYSLKTSNYINKYKKVPNYITTNKGSKIQYQTAVYMFSSILRYDYYYKKLPKSVNIKISSSNKINKYIPNYVRNSKTKSVPNKNAIWIQSRDFYNVNLNKLAESGIGNVFLHEVAISQYGKSTVINWAKNAASKGIKTHLWIQCFYANGKWINPVDTSKKTYNTAQFNKILSKIKTYSRMDYIGGIHLDYLRYPGNAYKYNYSNGVTGEKAITKFVSQAKTQVNKYNPNILLSAAVMPETSSNAYYYGQNIPKMGKYLDIITPMIYKGNYDKPSSWITSTTKWFVKNSGGARIWSGLQTYVSDNNINPLSINALSKDSKASLSGGADGIGLFRWGLTKFFNFLSVY
- the acs gene encoding acetate--CoA ligase → MDKTEKSTDQQKLANHNGDQVVSPNNKVIERAIVKDWDREIQKGEDIEKYWAMEAEQLDWFKKWDEVLDESEKPYYKWFVGGKINLAYNAIDRWIKTEKRNKIAILYTNERGDEIKLTYYELYREINKMANALLNLGIKKGDTVSMYLPMCPELVISMLACTKIGAVHSAIYSGLSSVAVVERINDIKSKVVITADGTYRRGKIINLKSVIDEAMLQCPTVQTVVLVNHTGRYNDVADLRGNEIFYERLIEGEGDSCYNEVMDAEDPLFILYTSGSTGKPKGVLHTTGGYMVGIATTLRNVFDIHDNDLWWSTGDAGWITGHSYTIYAPLLLGSTTLIYEGAPDFPDPGVWWKIVEKYGVTKFYTAPTAIRHLMRFGKKYTKLYNLDSLKILGSVGEPINYEAWKWMYEEIGKCRTPIMDTWWQTETGMHMIAPMPVADLKPGSATKPLPGVNIAIVDEEGAEVKKGKKGYLVITKPWPSMFRSLYNDEERFEEVYWNHFPDGYYKTGDMARMDEDGYIWIEGRSDDVLKIAGHRVGAVEVESAFNSHPSVNETAVIGKEDPVKGQLIKAFLILNNGYDLDLPFKDGSNTMLREELKRHVRHSLGPVAVLGEMVSVDSLPKTKSGKIMRRILKAKEAGEDLGDTSTLDDL
- a CDS encoding metal-dependent transcriptional regulator, giving the protein MSNKELSENIEEYLEVLYKYGDKETYVSTTKISKMLEIAPGSVTQMLKKLEDLGYINYIPYKGANLSDKGFKVAQKITRKHRILEKFLTDVLKVKPENVHIQACDMEHSLSDEAERAMCHILEHPDFCPDEKPIPPCDFDFSSCQDCVNEEKDIEEIGVRKSNLISIVDLYTNEKAEVSFIRGNSDVLKKLMSLGIAIGTQVKLNEIDENKSSLNISVNGTDINLPGNIANNIFVSIL
- a CDS encoding tetratricopeptide repeat protein — protein: MFSDIILKRNSEKARKYRDSGEYDKALEIYLRLIGKNHDLLNNYFNIGVLFSDKQDFDKALYYFDKALSLDTNNIHVLVQKGLVFYGMKKFDDALSVFNKVLKIDPENQYALMNKGLVFLEICKFNEALNLFEKCLDNDPENYSLWLFKAHALNGLNHFKEALESLNISLKFYPKNMSALLKKGIILDRVGCYDEALDVYYKCLKLDSKHVGVLNNVGEVYYHKKEYNKALEYYDKALTLESENAIILFNMARVSSDLKNYDESLKYYDKALKLNPNDEYSLKGREEVLKKIKNNN